One window of the Vigna radiata var. radiata cultivar VC1973A chromosome 1, Vradiata_ver6, whole genome shotgun sequence genome contains the following:
- the LOC106767946 gene encoding glucan endo-1,3-beta-glucosidase 3 encodes MPSPTEVVALLKTQGIEHVRLYDADRAMLRALANTGIRVIVSVPNDQLLGIGQSNATAANWVKRNVIAHVPATNITAIAVGSEVLTSLPNAAPVLVSALKFLQAALVAANLDQQIKVSTPHSSFIILDSFPPSQAFFNKTWDPVMVPLLNFLQSTGSYLMLNVYPYYDFMQPNAVIPLDYALFRPLPPNKEAIDSNTMLHYTNVFDAVVDAAYFAMSYLNFTKIPIIVTESGWPSKGDSSEPDATIDNANTYNSNLIRHVLNNSGTPKQPGISVSTYIYELYNEDLRTGPVSENNWGLFYANGAPVYTLHLTNAGTVFANDTTNQTFCVAKSNADTKMLQAALDWACGPGKVDCSPLLHGQPCYDPNSVAAHATYAINAYYQQMAKSAGTCDFKGVASVTTTNPSHGSCIFPGSHGKNGSSINGTSLAPSTNSTNSGCLSQYYNGGSLTRSLILTLILSVAVL; translated from the exons ATGCCAAGTCCAACAGAAGTTGTGGCCCTTCTCAAGACTCAAGGTATCGAACATGTTAGACTATATGATGCTGACAGAGCCATGCTTCGTGCACTAGCCAACACAGGAATCCGTGTAATTGTTTCTGTTCCCAATGACCAGCTTCTCGGCATTGGTCAGTCCAATGCCACTGCTGCCAATTGGGTTAAACGCAATGTCATAGCTCATGTTCCTGCTACCAACATTACTGCCATAGCAGTTGGTTCTGAAGTGCTGACATCCCTCCCAAATGCAGCTCCTGTTCTAGTCTCAGCACTAAAATTCCTTCAAGCTGCTCTAGTTGCAGCCAATCTTGATCAACAAATCAAAGTCTCTACTCCACACTCTTCTTTTATCATTCTTGACTCTTTCCCACCTTCTCAggcattttttaataaaacttggGATCCTGTCATGGTTCCCTTGCTCAACTTTTTGCAATCAACAGGTTCCTATCTTATGCTCAATGTGTACCCTTATTATGATTTCATGCAACCCAATGCTGTAATCCCTCTAGACTATGCTTTGTTCCGGCCCTTGCCTCCTAATAAAGAAGCTATAGATTCCAACACCATGCTGCATTATACTAATGTCTTTGATGCTGTTGTTGATGCTGCTTATTTTGCAATGTCATATTTGAACTTTACCAAAATTCCTATTATAGTCACCGAGTCAGGATGGCCCTCCAAAGGAGATTCATCCGAGCCAGATGCAACTATTGATAATGCTAACACTTACAATAGTAACTTGATCAGGCACGTCCTTAACAACAGTGGAACTCCTAAGCAACCTGGAATTTCAGTTAGCACTTATATTTATGAGCTTTATAATGAAGACTTGAGAACAGGTCCAGTGTCTGAGAATAATTGGGGTCTGTTTTATGCTAATGGAGCTCCAGTGTATACCTTGCACTTGACTAATGCTGGTACTGTATTTGCAAATGACACAACAAACCAAACCTTTTGTGTTGCCAAGAGTAATGCAGATACAAAGATGCTTCAGGCTGCACTTGATTGGGCTTGTGGACCAGGGAAGGTGGATTGTTCTCCATTGCTGCACGGTCAACCCTGTTATGATCCAAATAGTGTGGCTGCACATGCTACATATGCTATCAATGCTTATTATCAGCAGATGGCTAAATCTGCTGGGACCTGTGATTTCAAAGGAGTTGCCTCTGTCACCACTACAAATCCAA GTCACGGTTCCTGTATATTTCCTGGAAG TCACGGAAAAAATGGTAGCAGCATAAATGGGACATCATTGGCTCCATCTACCAATTCCACAAATTCAGGGTGCTTGTCACAGTATTACAATGGTGGATCTTTAACAAGATCTCTGATTCTTACTTTAATTTTGAGTGTAGCTGTCTTATAA